GAGCAACAAACAGGCAGTGATTTACAGGCTAATTCAAAAACCTTACCCACATACCTGTTGATTGCTCTTTTTTACTTATAACGAATTAAACGCAGCCTATTATGGTCTACCTGCTTCTACAAATTTCTTAGCCATTTGTTTAGGATCTTTATGAACAGTTGTCATATGATCGCCGTCTCCTTCAATGTAACGGAAGAAGCCAAGGCGGCTGGATTGAGCTGGATGCCAAGCGTAATTCTCCGTATGAGGAAGAACGTTGTCTTCTGTCAGATACAAGTAGCTCTTAGGAATTTCCAAGGTGTAGAATTTTTTCAAATCAAGCTTTTGCAGCAATGGAGCAGCCGGTTCAGGTGTAATTTTGCTGTACATGGATTGCGCTTCTTTCAGGCTGGCTGTATTGGCGAAGCCGTCACGGAACAATGGGAATGGAAGCATGATTCTGCCTTCCTCATCTACCAGATGAGCCAATGCTTCTTGAATAGCTGGCGGGAATTGGTCAACCAGATTCTGTCCATCTGCTGGAACAAAAGCGTCAAAGAATACTAGACGGCTAATCCGGTCAGGGATCTGCTCGCTGACTTTGGCAATTACTGTACCTCCGAAGCTGTGGCCAAGCAGCACGATATTTTTCAAGTCTTTTTTCACGATGTAATCAACAACAGAATTTGTAATTTGTTCGTGTGTAACGTTTTTCACATTTTTCAAATCTCCGTGACCAGGGTATTCAGGAACGTACACCGTATGTCCTTGTTTCTTCAGCTCAGCTGCAGTTTCTGCAAAGTAGCTAGCATCGGCCCATGCGCCATGAACGAGTACGAATGTTAGTTTTTCCTCGTTTTTGTCAACATCGCCTTGTGCCGTTACAACTGTAGGTGAGTCGGCTGCTTTCGCAGTGAATTGATTGTTTAGCTGAAGACCAAGCAGTACTACAACAGCTAATCCAAGTGCGGCGTATTTTTTATATTTGTACATATAAGATTCCTCCAATTATATTACTCATATTTTATCGTGCGTGAAAGGGAACTAAATCATGTATGGGTAATCTTACCATTTAACACTCTCCTATAAATATTATAAAAATAATATTTTGTACGATTATTCCGGTCGTGAACCAATTATATAGTGCACTATTTAATCTTGTCAAACCTAATTTATTTCTATAAACAGTCAAAACTGCTAATTCAGTGGAAATTTGCAGCATTGCGAGGCATAAGGCGAATTGCTATCATTAGTTATAAGTTTAATCAAATAATCATAAAGATTTTTCACTCAACAGGTTCTGTATTACACCAGAGGAGCCAATTTAAATAGAATAACTTTGAGAAGAAGGCACTTTAATTCAAGTGTTTCTTTTAGTTTGAGGTTTTAAGTTGTTTACCTCCTCAGTAATGGGTCCATACCCGAATAAAAGTTGGTATAGAGGGTAATATATAGCCTTGAAGAAGTTGATAGAATTGCCTACGGCAATGCACTTCGATTCTATCGCAATTTCTTTTTATGGCTAAATAAGTACAATATTCTTCAATCTTACGTCCTATCCCCTTACTTCTAATGTTTTTATCAACTGCAAAGTAACTTATCCTTGCGAAATCTCCTTTTACAGCTAATTGAGGTATAAAATGAACCGAAATTAAAGCTATAACACTCTGATCTTCTTCAAACACTAATAACACCTCATTCGGATCCATTAGAAGTATTTCAACTTTTTCCTTTATAAAAGGTTTAGTATCTGGATAGTCCAACTGGTTTAATAACAAAGAAATTTGCTTCCAATCGTCAACTTTCGCTTTTCTTATCCCCATTCATTCCACTCCCCAATATTATCAACTCATTTATACCTATAAGAAGCTTGTCTTTTTTATTCAACTAAACTCCAGTTAGTTCAATAACGGAAAGGAAAAAGAGACTGCCGAAAAACAGTCCCTTTGTTAAAAAAGTAAAGCCCCCGTTAGTTCAACAAGGATATAACTTATATTTCAATTTGTTTAATTATTTTAGCTGGATTACCGCCAACTACAACGTTATCTGGCACATTTTTAGTGATTACTGCACCTGCTGCAATAACAACATTATTACCTATCGTAACTCCTGGATTTATTACTGCACTTCCACCAATCCATACATTATTCCCGAAAGTAATTGGTTTTCCATATTCTTTACCTGAATTACGTTCAGTTGGATGAAGTGGATGCGTAGCTGTATAGATTTGTACATTGGGTCCAAGCAAACAATTATCACCAAAACGCACTTCACAAACATCTAATATATTACAGTCAAAGTTTGCAAAAAAGTTTTCACCTACATATGTGTTATATCCATAATCAAATCTTATATTGGGTTCCATATATACGTTCTCACCAGTTGAACCGAGTAATTCCTTTAACAACTTAGTACCTTTATCTCCTTCGGTTTCTAAAGTTTGATTATATATTCTAACCTTGTGTCTTGCTTCCTCACGTTCCTTTAATAATATTGGGTCAGCAGGATTGTACATCTCTCCAGCCAACATTTTCTCTTTTTCAGTTTTCATTTTAATGACCTACTTTCAAATATGTTTGATTATCTAAAAAACACTAGAAAACAGTATAAAAAAGATTTAGTTCTATCCTCATTTTTAAATATAACAGAATATTCAGAGGCATGTTTTCAATATTTTTGGTTAAGGACATTTAAATTCTTTGGCGTTGAAATCGGTTACAAAAATAAAAAAAAAACGCACTAAACTCCCTCTATATAGAAAGGAAAATCTCACGATTTCTCTTGTTTTCTCCAAATTTCGTAGTAGTTTGTTTTAGAATCCATTTGAAGATTGGAATTATAGTGTACTAAAGGGTAATTTTGGGGACAAAGTGAAAAAGAAACTTATAGTTAACCAAACCAACCTTATCCAAAAGTTGGATAACTAGCTAAAGTATGGTTGCACTGGTGGATATCCACATTTCTCATGGAGGTCAACCCTCCCATATCTCACAGAGTCTTTGCTCCAAAATTCCTTCGTCCAACCTTTCCATGAGGTGGATGTCAGTCATGCTGCCCGACAGGGTCCTTGCCCGTATTTTAGTTGAGTTACTGACTAATCCGTGCTTCAAATGTCTAAAACAATAAAACTACTACTTAATGAATTTCACTAAAAGAAATTTAAGCTGCAATCTGTAATTCCGCCATATGAGGAATGTCCCTTAACATACGTTCTTCACTAAATTCACACTGCTTTTTACCGATGGTAAACAGAATACGTATGAGCTTATTACATATTGCAATTAACGATTGCATTTTCTTCAAAGGTTTATCTTGGCGTTTTGTATAATACTCGTGTAATGCTTTAAAAGCAGTATTTTTAGCGACTAAAGGCATCGCTACTCGAAAAAGGAGTGCTCTTAAAGTCTTCCTTCCTCTCTTTGTAATTTTAGTCTGTCCTTTGTGCTTTCCAGATGTATTTTCCTTTAGGCTAAGCCCAGCTGATTTTATAATCTGCCTTGGGGGGTGTAATTACCTAGGTCTCCTACCTCCGAATAAAAGCCTGCAATCGTATCTTTGCCTATTCCCTTAATAGCCAACATTTGTTCAACACCTGGAATTTGTTCAAGAAGTCTATCTATGTTAGATTCCAGTTCTTCGAACTTTTCCTTTATAAGTTCATATTTGTCTATTAACGTGCTTAGCTCTAATTTAGCCATATCCGAACCTTCACGAATGCCGATAGAGTCGGTGGCAACCTGC
This genomic stretch from Neobacillus niacini harbors:
- a CDS encoding GNAT family N-acetyltransferase, with product MGIRKAKVDDWKQISLLLNQLDYPDTKPFIKEKVEILLMDPNEVLLVFEEDQSVIALISVHFIPQLAVKGDFARISYFAVDKNIRSKGIGRKIEEYCTYLAIKRNCDRIEVHCRRQFYQLLQGYILPSIPTFIRVWTHY
- a CDS encoding alpha/beta fold hydrolase, with the protein product MYKYKKYAALGLAVVVLLGLQLNNQFTAKAADSPTVVTAQGDVDKNEEKLTFVLVHGAWADASYFAETAAELKKQGHTVYVPEYPGHGDLKNVKNVTHEQITNSVVDYIVKKDLKNIVLLGHSFGGTVIAKVSEQIPDRISRLVFFDAFVPADGQNLVDQFPPAIQEALAHLVDEEGRIMLPFPLFRDGFANTASLKEAQSMYSKITPEPAAPLLQKLDLKKFYTLEIPKSYLYLTEDNVLPHTENYAWHPAQSSRLGFFRYIEGDGDHMTTVHKDPKQMAKKFVEAGRP
- a CDS encoding sugar O-acetyltransferase, translating into MKTEKEKMLAGEMYNPADPILLKEREEARHKVRIYNQTLETEGDKGTKLLKELLGSTGENVYMEPNIRFDYGYNTYVGENFFANFDCNILDVCEVRFGDNCLLGPNVQIYTATHPLHPTERNSGKEYGKPITFGNNVWIGGSAVINPGVTIGNNVVIAAGAVITKNVPDNVVVGGNPAKIIKQIEI